The Setaria viridis chromosome 6, Setaria_viridis_v4.0, whole genome shotgun sequence genome contains a region encoding:
- the LOC117859861 gene encoding auxin-induced in root cultures protein 12 codes for MAASAMLLLFLLLASPAATRLASAACASEKFPAGRAYATCEDLPKLGASLHWTYDASKSSLSVAFVAAPAAPGGWVAWGLNPTGEGMAGAQALVALKGSGSGAPTVKTYNISGYGLGASSPLEFPATELAADAGGSGGKIRVYGKLQLRKGMKAVNQVWQVGSSVTSGAPDKHAFGADNLSAKAKLVLAGSKAAAAGSPSLSPVPAPEAGGPSASGSGTDSGAASSMAPSAGKSPNAAALTAAGVSAPALLMMALVGFLVTV; via the coding sequence ATGGCCGCCTCCGCAATGCTGCTCCTGTTCCTCCTgctggcgtcgccggcggccacgcggctggcctccgccgcctgcgCGAGCGAGAAGTTCCCGGCGGGGCGGGCGTACGCGACGTGCGAGGACCTCCCCAAGCTCGGCGCGTCGCTGCACTGGACCTACGACGCGTCCAAGAGCTCGCTCTCCGTGGCGTTcgtggccgcgccggcggcgcccggcgggtGGGTGGCGTGGGGGCTCAACCCGACCGGCGAGGGCATGGCCGGCGCGCAGGCGCTTGTGGCGCTCAAGGGGTCCGGGTCCGGGGCCCCCACCGTGAAGACGTACAACATCTCAGGCTACGGGCTGGGCGCGTCGTCCCCGCTCGAGTTCCCGGCCACCGAGCTCGCCGCggacgccggcggcagcgggggcaAGATCCGGGTGTACGGGAAGCTGCAGCTGCGCAAGGGGATGAAGGCCGTGAACCAGGTGTGGCAGGTGGGGTCCTCCGTCACCAGCGGGGCACCCGACAAGCACGCGTTCGGGGCCGACAACCTCTCCGCCAAGGCCAAGCTCGTCCTCGCCGGcagcaaggccgccgccgcgggctccCCTTCCCTCTCGCCCGTCCCCGCGCCCGAGGCCGGCGGCCCGTCCGCGTCCGGCAGCGGCACCGACAGCGGCGCGGCGTCGTCCATGGCGCCGTCCGCGGGGAAGAGCCCTAACGCCGCTGCGCTCACCGCGGCCGGTGTGTCCGCGCCGGCGCTCCTGATGATGGCGCTGGTGGGTTTCTTGGTGACGGTATGA
- the LOC117861388 gene encoding cytochrome b561 and DOMON domain-containing protein At3g25290 codes for MSFPRLLVLFVLAVAVAPRRAAAACGAEKFSANRVFAACADLPRLGASVHWTYDAAASSLSVAFLAAPPSGGWVAWGLNPTGEGMIGTQALVAVPKGGGYEVQTYSISGLSLGSPGPLSYKTSDLTAESGGDGRVRIFGTLQLQNGTGEVNQVWQVGPFSGGAIGMHSTTNSDNLNSKGKLNLLTGASTAASGGGNILRKRNTHGVLNAVSWGLLLPMGAIFARYLKTFKSADPAWFYLHVACQLIGYGVGVSGWATGIHLGNLSKGITYSVHRNIGITVFSLGTLQIFALFLRPKKDHKYRFYWNVYHHSIGYTIIILGIINIFKGMSILSVDQKWKTAYIIAICILGAIALILEVVTWGIVLKRRKEDNKTYNGNGNGHLPLSM; via the exons ATGTCCTTCCCGCGGCTCCTCGTCCTCTTCGTCCTCGCCGTGGCGGTGGCCCCGCGCCGTGCGGCCGCCGCCTGCGGGGCGGAGAAGTTCTCGGCCAACCGGGTGTTCGCGGCGTGCGCCGACCTGCCCCGCCTGGGCGCGTCCGTGCACTGGACCTACGACGCTGCGGCGTCGTCCCTCTCCGTGGCGTTCCTGGCCGCCCCGCCCTCCGGCGGGTGGGTGGCCTGGGGGCTCAACCCGACCGGCGAGGGCATGATCGGCACGCAGGCGCTCGTCGCCGTGCCCAAGGGAGGCGGGTACGAGGTGCAGACGTACAGCATATCCGGGTTATCTCTCGGCTCCCCGGGGCCCCTTTCCTACAAGACGTCCGATCTCACcgccgagagcggcggcgacggccgcgtcCGGATTTTCGGGACCCTCCAGCTCCAGAACGGCACCGGGGAGGTGAACCAGGTCTGGCAGGTAGGCCCATTCTCCGGCGGGGCCATCGGTATGCACTCAACGACTAATTCCGACAACCTGAACTCCAAGGGGAAGCTGAACCTCCTCACCGGGgccagcaccgccgccagcgGAGGGGGGAACATCCTCAGGAAGAGAAAT ACCCATGGAGTCCTGAATGCTGTAAGCTGGGGTCTTCTGTTGCCCATGGGAGCCATTTTTGCGAGATACCTCAAGACATTCAAATCAGCCGATCCCGCATGGTTCTACCTCCACGTAGCTTGCCAGCTGATCGGCTATGGCGTCGGAGTGTCTGGATGGGCAACTGGGATTCATCTTGGAAACTTGTCCAAGGGAATCACCTATTCAGTTCACAGGAACATTGGGATCACAGTATTTTCTCTTGGTACTCTGCAG ATCTTTGCGCTCTTCTTGAGGCCGAAGAAGGATCACAAGTACCGGTTCTACTGGAACGTTTACCACCACTCGATCGGTTACACCATCATCATACTGGGCATCATCAACATCTTCAAGGGCATGTCGATCCTGAGCGTGGACCAGAAATGGAAGACGGCCTACATCATCGCGATCTGCATCCTGGGCGCCATCGCCCTGATTCTGGAAGTCGTTACATGGGGCATCGTCTTGAAGCGGAGGAAAGAGGACAACAAGACCTACAATGGCAACGGGAACGGCCACTTGCCGCTATCTATGTAA
- the LOC117861411 gene encoding large ribosomal subunit protein eL32z gives MAVPLLTKKIVKKRVKQFKRPHLDRYKCLKPSWRRPKGIDSRVRRKFKGCTLMPNIGYGSDKSTRHYLPNKFKKFVVHNVSELELLMMHNRTYCAEIAHNVSTRKRKEIVERAAQLDIVVTNKLARIRSQEDE, from the exons ATGGCGGTGCCGCTGCTGACGAAGAAGATCGTGAAGAAGCGGGTCAAGCAGTTCAAGAGGCCCCATCTCGACCGCTACAAGTGCCTCAAG CCAAGCTGGCGCAGGCCAAAGGGTATTGACTCCCGTGTTAGGAGGAAGTTCAAGGGATGCACCTTGATGCCCAACATTGGTTACGGCTCAGACAAGTCCACCAGGCACTACCTCCCCAACAAATTCAAGAAGTTTGTGGTGCACAATGTCTCTGAGCTGGAGTTGCTCATGATGCACAACAG GACCTACTGCGCTGAGATTGCCCACAACGTCTCAACAAGGAAGCGCAAGGAGATTGTTGAGCGCGCTGCTCAGCTCGACATCGTGGTCACCAACAAGCTCGCCAGGATCCGCAGCCAGGAGGACGAGTAG